Proteins from a genomic interval of Treponema brennaborense DSM 12168:
- a CDS encoding CheR family methyltransferase, giving the protein MNSLLLETVKKIRDFTGIVVSTLQYDALMKYIAEKSHEKHISPEEYCGVLVPGSAVFNELIRTVTINETYFFREEKQFAFLQSEIFSEARKKSFDVWCGACSTGEEPYSVLALALESGVNVNLYATDIDSTVLSALKAGVYTKNSFRQDGAQFHPGLKNYGRQNESGLFVLNREFAEKVTSGQFNLLSDRMLPWNVSFDIIFLRNVFIYFEKETRKKILEQAAGYLKPDGKLFLSVNEIGCIDDSALPSRLYKTHFNSVYYLQKRSELPVKENVRTQAKKIPFCVSAPYAKVCSEKKSVVSLAAVHEEICRNVHESRFEEAKNIAVSLGKDMEMKPFSYFFRGYVEYHSDNKKAAEILFASSYMVNPDFWPAYFYHGIVLKDMGMADKADQCFDRCKNLLDSVQPENRYGFILGSFSLSYIQSLCRQLKS; this is encoded by the coding sequence ATGAATAGTCTTTTACTTGAAACGGTAAAAAAAATTCGCGATTTCACGGGAATCGTCGTTAGCACGCTCCAATATGATGCGCTCATGAAGTATATAGCGGAAAAATCCCATGAAAAGCATATCTCTCCCGAAGAATATTGTGGGGTCTTGGTTCCCGGTTCCGCCGTTTTTAACGAACTGATACGGACTGTTACTATTAATGAGACGTATTTTTTCAGGGAAGAAAAGCAGTTTGCATTTCTTCAGTCGGAAATTTTTTCTGAAGCTCGGAAAAAGTCTTTTGACGTGTGGTGCGGCGCTTGTTCCACGGGGGAGGAACCGTATTCCGTACTTGCATTGGCGCTTGAATCAGGGGTGAACGTAAATTTGTACGCCACCGATATAGACTCGACCGTTCTTTCCGCCCTGAAAGCCGGGGTTTATACGAAGAATTCTTTCAGGCAGGATGGAGCTCAGTTTCATCCCGGTTTGAAAAATTATGGTAGACAGAATGAATCCGGTCTGTTCGTTCTGAACAGGGAATTTGCCGAAAAAGTGACATCCGGACAATTCAACCTGCTTTCGGACCGGATGCTTCCATGGAACGTTTCGTTTGACATTATCTTTCTGCGGAATGTGTTCATCTATTTTGAAAAGGAAACGCGCAAAAAAATTCTGGAGCAGGCGGCGGGATATTTAAAACCTGACGGCAAACTCTTTCTTTCTGTGAATGAGATCGGTTGTATAGACGATTCCGCACTTCCGTCCCGGCTGTACAAGACTCATTTCAATTCCGTCTATTATCTGCAAAAAAGAAGCGAACTTCCGGTCAAAGAAAATGTACGCACGCAAGCCAAAAAAATTCCTTTTTGCGTTTCTGCGCCGTATGCAAAGGTATGCTCTGAAAAAAAATCGGTTGTATCCCTTGCCGCCGTTCATGAGGAAATCTGCCGGAACGTGCATGAAAGTCGTTTTGAAGAAGCAAAGAATATTGCCGTGTCGTTGGGAAAGGACATGGAGATGAAACCGTTTTCTTATTTTTTCAGGGGATATGTTGAGTATCATTCGGATAATAAGAAGGCGGCTGAAATATTGTTTGCGTCGTCTTATATGGTGAATCCTGATTTTTGGCCGGCATATTTTTATCACGGGATAGTACTCAAGGATATGGGAATGGCAGATAAAGCCGATCAGTGCTTCGATCGGTGCAAAAATCTTCTTGATTCCGTGCAGCCTGAGAATCGGTACGGATTTATTCTGGGTTCTTTCAGTTTGTCCTACATACAGTCTTTGTGCCGGCAGTTGAAATCATAG
- a CDS encoding CheB methylesterase domain-containing protein: protein MNILVGEPSAVTRSIEKELFRQNPFFEKVRFARSWEEVLKKVREESTDGLIVDSALFAEKNFDRIILKVKAAGIKTVLFTDKKNTRSAVYGNIFVAERFSMQSASSEMLKEYAALLENLFNKLLFTGAYTDTARQNRPDDVVSASPAAERTDYKIVLIGVSTGGPGTVQKLLKDIGSGFPVPILITQHIDSNFDRNLIDWLNTSTSVPVKLAENGMVAENGHVYFAPADYHLGFTKSTARGVVLELNRDEPLHFLRPAVDKMFFSAADVFGEHCLAVLLTGMGNDGAAGCCRIKEKGGYTITESEESCVIYGMPKAAFAAGGSTEVLPLKDIAARLKELTGRVSSSVRASDNDGCATRIKRFEWSTVDYE, encoded by the coding sequence ATGAATATTTTGGTTGGAGAACCTTCTGCCGTCACTCGCTCCATAGAAAAGGAGCTGTTCAGGCAGAACCCTTTTTTTGAAAAAGTACGTTTTGCCCGTTCATGGGAAGAAGTTTTAAAAAAAGTACGTGAAGAAAGTACGGACGGACTTATCGTTGATTCAGCTCTTTTTGCGGAAAAGAATTTTGATAGGATAATCCTAAAAGTGAAGGCGGCGGGAATAAAAACCGTTCTTTTTACCGACAAAAAGAATACGAGAAGCGCCGTTTACGGAAATATTTTCGTTGCGGAGCGCTTTTCAATGCAGAGCGCTTCGTCTGAGATGCTTAAAGAATATGCCGCGTTATTGGAAAATCTGTTTAATAAACTGCTGTTCACGGGAGCGTACACGGATACGGCAAGACAAAATCGCCCTGATGATGTCGTTTCCGCTTCCCCTGCTGCCGAGCGTACCGATTATAAAATTGTTCTTATCGGAGTCTCAACCGGCGGCCCCGGCACAGTTCAAAAGCTGCTCAAGGATATCGGTTCCGGTTTTCCCGTGCCCATTCTGATTACGCAGCATATCGATTCAAATTTTGACCGAAATCTGATCGACTGGTTGAACACAAGTACTTCTGTTCCCGTCAAACTTGCTGAAAACGGTATGGTTGCTGAAAACGGCCACGTTTATTTTGCTCCCGCCGACTATCATCTTGGGTTTACGAAGAGCACGGCAAGGGGAGTCGTGCTGGAGCTTAACCGCGACGAGCCGCTTCATTTTCTGCGCCCGGCGGTGGACAAAATGTTTTTCAGTGCGGCAGACGTTTTTGGAGAGCACTGTCTCGCGGTGCTTCTTACCGGAATGGGTAATGACGGTGCCGCAGGCTGCTGCCGGATAAAAGAAAAAGGCGGCTATACAATCACGGAATCAGAGGAATCCTGCGTAATCTACGGTATGCCGAAGGCGGCTTTTGCCGCCGGCGGATCAACGGAAGTACTTCCTTTAAAAGACATTGCCGCAAGACTTAAAGAACTTACCGGACGTGTCTCATCTTCTGTGCGTGCGTCAGACAATGACGGATGCGCTACCCGGATAAAGCGCTTTGAATGGAGTACGGTTGACTATGAATAG
- a CDS encoding chemotaxis protein CheW, with amino-acid sequence MAEDWVEQIRECKIHKEDDASAEPSRTWLLFAINKRLFAVPSDEIKEILKDFEVFPVPFVPPYVKGVLNRYGDPYVVVDPALLLGEEEQNAALFVVLNDASNTCLKITDIQDFYSAPETNVVQFSETAMSDFFDGTLHADGREALVINIKSFFKKVGADFAVQ; translated from the coding sequence ATGGCAGAGGATTGGGTTGAGCAAATCAGGGAATGCAAAATACATAAAGAAGACGATGCCTCTGCCGAGCCGAGCAGAACATGGTTGCTTTTTGCCATTAATAAACGGCTGTTTGCGGTTCCGTCGGACGAGATAAAAGAGATTTTAAAAGATTTTGAGGTTTTTCCCGTTCCGTTTGTGCCGCCGTATGTAAAAGGCGTTCTGAACCGCTACGGAGACCCGTATGTTGTCGTCGATCCGGCGCTTTTACTCGGAGAAGAGGAGCAAAACGCCGCTTTATTTGTCGTTCTGAACGATGCAAGCAACACGTGCCTGAAAATCACCGATATACAGGATTTTTACTCTGCGCCGGAAACAAACGTCGTGCAGTTTTCGGAAACCGCGATGTCTGACTTTTTTGACGGTACGCTGCACGCGGACGGACGCGAAGCACTCGTAATCAATATAAAATCTTTTTTTAAGAAGGTAGGTGCAGATTTTGCAGTGCAGTAG
- the dnaJ gene encoding molecular chaperone DnaJ, producing the protein MAKRDYYEVLGVQKNATKDEIKKGYRKLAVQYHPDKNPGNKEAEDKFKEATEAYEILSDDQKRQIYDQYGFAGLEGMGGGGGGSGYSHAFNDFSDIFGDFSGMFENLFGGGGGRRRSSAEAAGQGSSLRYDLEISFQDAVYGTKAEIQFQHSESCDACHGTGGADGAKRKTCPTCQGTGQVRRSAGFFSVAQTCPTCQGAGTVIDNPCKSCNGSGLQQKRKKISITIPAGVDDGKRITIPRQGDAGRNGGPAGDLIVVLHVASHQYFERDGYDLYCAVPVSIAQAALGAEIYVTSLDGKKIKLKIPSGTQNGKMLRLRDEGVPVTGSSRKGDLYIKVMVQVPTKLNTQQKSLLEEFARLEGATDSPQPVPLSSMR; encoded by the coding sequence ATGGCAAAACGCGATTATTACGAAGTTCTGGGTGTCCAGAAAAACGCAACGAAAGACGAAATAAAAAAAGGTTACCGCAAACTTGCGGTGCAGTATCATCCCGATAAAAATCCCGGAAACAAAGAAGCAGAAGATAAATTCAAAGAGGCAACCGAAGCCTATGAAATACTTTCCGACGACCAGAAACGCCAGATTTACGACCAGTACGGATTCGCCGGTCTTGAAGGGATGGGAGGCGGCGGAGGAGGCAGCGGATATTCGCACGCGTTCAACGATTTCAGCGATATATTCGGCGACTTTTCAGGTATGTTTGAAAACCTGTTCGGGGGCGGCGGCGGACGCAGGCGTTCGAGTGCCGAAGCTGCGGGGCAGGGTTCCAGTCTGCGGTACGATTTGGAAATATCGTTTCAAGACGCCGTGTACGGAACGAAGGCCGAGATACAGTTTCAGCACAGCGAGTCGTGCGATGCGTGTCACGGTACCGGCGGCGCAGACGGTGCAAAACGCAAAACCTGTCCGACTTGTCAGGGAACGGGACAAGTCCGCCGCAGCGCGGGATTCTTTTCCGTTGCCCAAACGTGTCCGACCTGTCAGGGGGCGGGAACGGTTATCGACAATCCCTGCAAATCGTGCAACGGTTCGGGACTTCAGCAGAAACGTAAAAAAATCAGCATAACGATCCCCGCCGGCGTCGACGACGGAAAACGTATTACCATTCCGCGTCAGGGCGACGCGGGACGCAACGGCGGGCCTGCAGGCGATTTGATCGTCGTACTGCACGTTGCTTCCCATCAGTATTTTGAACGCGACGGATACGATTTGTACTGCGCGGTGCCCGTGAGCATCGCCCAGGCCGCTTTGGGTGCCGAAATATACGTAACCTCCCTCGACGGTAAAAAAATCAAATTGAAAATTCCGTCGGGAACCCAGAACGGCAAAATGCTTCGTTTGCGCGACGAGGGCGTTCCCGTAACCGGCTCATCGCGTAAGGGCGACTTGTACATCAAAGTAATGGTGCAGGTTCCGACAAAATTGAATACGCAGCAGAAATCGTTGCTTGAAGAATTCGCCCGTTTGGAAGGCGCGACCGATTCTCCACAGCCGGTTCCGCTTTCTTCTATGCGATAA
- the dnaK gene encoding molecular chaperone DnaK, translated as MGKIIGIDLGTTNSCVAVMEGGEPVVIQNSEGGRTTPSIVGFTAKGERVVGQPAKNQMVTNPENTVYSIKRFIGHRYSELSGEAKMVPYKVVDHGEDVRIDIEGKQYSPQEISAFILQKMKKTAEDYLGETVTEAVITVPAYFNDAQRQATKDAGKIAGLDVKRIINEPTAASLAYGFNKDQKTEKTIAVYDLGGGTFDISILELGDGVFEVKSTNGDTHLGGDDFDRRIINWLIDEFKADSGIDLSKDRMALQRLREAAEKAKIELSAVASTEINLPFITADASGPKHLQKSLSRAKFEQMTDDLLERTKEPCRKALKDAGISADKIDEVLLVGGSTRMPKVLQVVKELFGKEGSKGVNPDEAVAVGAAIQGGILGGDVKDVLLLDVTPLSLGIETMGGVFTKLIPRNTTIPTRKSQIFSTAADGQTAVSIHVLQGEREMASQNRTLGRFDLIGIPAAPRGVPQIEVTFDIDANGIVHVSAKDLGTGKEQSVRIESSSGLSESEIDRMVKEAEANAEADKKERERVEVRNEADSLVYATEKSVKELGDKVSAADKQKIEDAVAALKQALGGDDVEAIKAKTEELKQASYKIAEEVYKQQQAAGGTAGADGAGPDMGGSAGAAGSGASAKGSADDVDYEVVDDDK; from the coding sequence ATGGGAAAAATTATTGGTATTGACTTGGGAACAACGAACTCGTGCGTCGCCGTTATGGAAGGCGGAGAGCCGGTCGTCATACAGAATTCGGAGGGCGGCCGCACCACACCGTCTATCGTCGGTTTTACGGCGAAAGGTGAACGCGTCGTCGGTCAGCCGGCAAAAAACCAGATGGTAACGAATCCGGAAAACACCGTTTATTCCATTAAACGGTTTATCGGACATCGCTACAGCGAATTGTCCGGCGAAGCAAAAATGGTGCCTTACAAAGTCGTCGACCACGGTGAAGACGTCCGCATCGACATTGAAGGCAAACAGTATTCGCCTCAGGAAATCAGCGCGTTTATCCTTCAGAAAATGAAGAAAACGGCGGAAGATTATCTGGGAGAAACCGTTACCGAAGCGGTCATTACCGTTCCGGCGTATTTTAACGACGCACAGCGTCAGGCGACGAAAGACGCCGGTAAAATTGCGGGGCTCGACGTCAAGCGCATTATCAACGAACCGACTGCAGCCTCTTTGGCGTACGGTTTTAATAAAGACCAGAAAACCGAAAAAACGATCGCTGTATACGATTTGGGCGGCGGTACGTTCGATATTTCGATCCTTGAATTGGGTGACGGTGTTTTTGAAGTCAAATCGACGAACGGTGATACGCACCTCGGCGGCGACGACTTCGATCGGCGTATCATCAACTGGCTGATAGACGAATTCAAAGCCGATTCCGGTATCGATTTGTCTAAAGATAGAATGGCGCTGCAGCGTCTGCGCGAAGCGGCGGAAAAGGCCAAAATCGAGCTTTCCGCGGTTGCAAGTACGGAAATAAACCTTCCGTTTATTACCGCCGACGCGAGCGGTCCGAAGCATTTGCAGAAATCGCTCAGCCGGGCGAAATTTGAACAGATGACGGACGATCTGCTTGAACGCACCAAGGAACCGTGCCGCAAAGCGCTTAAAGACGCCGGTATTTCGGCCGATAAGATTGACGAAGTGCTGCTTGTCGGCGGTTCGACCCGTATGCCGAAAGTCCTGCAGGTCGTAAAGGAACTGTTCGGTAAAGAAGGTTCAAAAGGCGTTAACCCGGACGAAGCGGTTGCCGTCGGCGCCGCGATTCAGGGCGGTATTTTGGGCGGAGACGTCAAAGACGTACTGCTGCTCGACGTAACGCCGCTTTCGCTCGGTATTGAAACGATGGGCGGAGTTTTCACAAAACTCATCCCGCGCAACACGACGATTCCTACCCGCAAGAGTCAGATTTTCTCCACTGCGGCGGACGGTCAGACGGCGGTTTCGATCCACGTTTTGCAGGGTGAACGCGAAATGGCTTCCCAGAACCGTACCCTCGGTCGGTTCGATTTGATAGGTATTCCGGCGGCTCCCCGCGGAGTGCCGCAGATTGAAGTAACGTTCGATATCGACGCAAACGGTATCGTACACGTTTCGGCGAAAGATCTCGGAACGGGTAAAGAGCAATCCGTACGTATCGAAAGTTCAAGCGGTTTGAGTGAAAGCGAAATCGACCGTATGGTCAAAGAAGCTGAAGCGAACGCCGAAGCTGATAAAAAGGAACGCGAACGCGTGGAAGTCCGCAATGAAGCCGATTCGCTCGTGTACGCGACTGAAAAGAGTGTAAAAGAACTGGGCGATAAAGTTTCCGCTGCCGATAAACAGAAAATCGAAGACGCGGTTGCTGCCTTGAAGCAGGCGCTCGGCGGAGACGATGTCGAAGCTATCAAAGCCAAGACGGAAGAACTGAAACAGGCGTCGTATAAGATTGCTGAAGAAGTGTATAAGCAGCAGCAGGCTGCAGGCGGCACGGCCGGTGCTGACGGAGCAGGTCCCGATATGGGCGGTTCCGCAGGTGCAGCCGGTTCCGGCGCCTCGGCAAAAGGCTCTGCGGATGACGTCGACTACGAAGTCGTAGACGACGATAAATAA
- a CDS encoding nucleotide exchange factor GrpE yields MKEHKGEKQKTPAEEQTQRASAGGEEAEVKAAQAETDAAPAESEANGQDVPAEPTAEERISALEKENAELKDQYLRKVADFDNYRKRMIREKQDAFDYANTNLLSDLLESLDNFDRALESARNATDVQSVVEGVQMTKDRLVSMLETKYNLSGYGAKGDSFDPNVHEAIGSSNGPVAEPICSEIYLKGYKLKDRVIRHAKVMVQMPDGSVAAEENADSSKI; encoded by the coding sequence ATGAAAGAGCATAAGGGTGAAAAGCAGAAAACGCCTGCCGAAGAACAAACGCAGCGTGCGTCTGCGGGAGGGGAAGAGGCCGAAGTAAAAGCCGCGCAGGCAGAAACGGACGCCGCGCCCGCCGAATCGGAAGCAAACGGGCAGGATGTTCCGGCTGAACCGACTGCGGAAGAGCGAATCAGTGCCCTTGAAAAGGAAAACGCGGAACTGAAAGATCAGTATCTGCGGAAAGTTGCCGATTTCGATAATTATCGGAAACGGATGATCCGTGAAAAACAGGATGCGTTCGACTATGCGAATACGAATCTGCTGTCGGATCTTTTGGAAAGCCTCGACAATTTTGACCGGGCGCTCGAATCGGCACGAAACGCAACGGACGTGCAGTCCGTCGTGGAAGGCGTTCAGATGACGAAAGACCGTTTGGTATCGATGCTTGAAACGAAATATAATCTGAGCGGTTACGGCGCTAAAGGCGATTCGTTCGATCCGAATGTGCATGAAGCGATCGGAAGTTCAAACGGGCCGGTTGCCGAACCCATCTGTTCGGAAATATATTTAAAAGGATACAAATTGAAAGATCGGGTGATTCGCCACGCCAAAGTAATGGTGCAAATGCCCGACGGTTCAGTTGCAGCGGAAGAAAACGCCGATTCTTCCAAAATATAG
- the asnA gene encoding aspartate--ammonia ligase, with protein sequence MSQLVIPENYRPLLSVKETEHAIVLIKDFFQLTLSTELNLTRVTAPLFVPRGTGLNDDLNGVERPVTFPVKDMDEAQMEIVHSLAKWKRVKVSDLHLNPGFGIYTDMNALRADEELDNIHSLYVDQWDWELAIAESDRTVYYLRETVKRIFRCLKRTEFFIYDRYECIEPVLPDDITFVYAEDLQKAYPKLAPKERENVAAEKYGAVFIIGIGGKLADGEPHDGRAPDYDDWITESGDGHRGLNGDLLVWNPVLKCAFELSSMGIRVSPESLRIQLAERGCSEREKLYFHSRLLNGSLTQTMGGGIGQSRLCMYFLRKAHIGETQVSVWPAAMSDACRKAGIQLL encoded by the coding sequence ATGTCCCAGCTCGTAATCCCCGAAAACTACCGGCCGCTTCTTTCCGTAAAAGAAACGGAACACGCAATCGTGCTGATTAAAGATTTTTTTCAGCTCACGCTTTCAACCGAATTGAATCTGACCCGCGTTACCGCTCCTTTATTCGTTCCCCGCGGTACCGGGCTGAACGATGATCTGAACGGCGTTGAACGTCCCGTGACCTTTCCGGTAAAGGATATGGATGAAGCTCAGATGGAAATCGTTCATTCGCTGGCAAAGTGGAAGCGCGTTAAAGTTTCCGATCTGCATTTGAATCCGGGATTCGGCATCTATACCGATATGAACGCGCTTCGTGCGGATGAAGAACTGGACAATATCCATTCGTTATACGTGGATCAGTGGGACTGGGAACTGGCGATTGCCGAAAGTGATCGCACCGTGTATTATCTGCGTGAAACGGTAAAGCGCATTTTCCGCTGTCTCAAACGGACTGAATTTTTCATTTACGACCGGTATGAATGTATTGAACCGGTTTTGCCGGACGATATAACGTTCGTTTATGCCGAAGATCTCCAGAAAGCCTATCCGAAATTGGCGCCGAAAGAGCGCGAAAACGTTGCCGCCGAAAAATACGGCGCCGTTTTTATCATCGGTATCGGCGGAAAACTTGCGGACGGTGAACCGCACGACGGTCGGGCGCCCGATTACGACGACTGGATTACCGAATCCGGCGACGGGCATCGCGGTTTGAACGGCGATCTGCTCGTGTGGAATCCGGTGCTGAAATGCGCGTTTGAATTGTCTTCAATGGGAATCCGCGTTTCTCCCGAATCGCTTCGGATTCAGCTTGCCGAGCGCGGCTGTTCCGAACGGGAAAAACTGTATTTCCATTCGAGGCTGCTGAACGGTTCTCTGACACAAACGATGGGCGGCGGTATCGGCCAATCACGTCTGTGCATGTACTTTCTGCGCAAGGCGCACATCGGTGAAACGCAGGTAAGCGTGTGGCCCGCCGCCATGAGCGACGCGTGCCGTAAAGCCGGCATTCAGCTGTTATAA
- a CDS encoding ATP-dependent helicase, giving the protein MSVNLRDELNQEQYEAVTTTEGALLIIAGAGSGKTRVITFRIAHMLDKGIPQSQILALTFTNKAAREMEERVKEHTGKKLQNLTVSTFHAFGVKILRQDIEQLGWRPNFSIYDETDRNQLIKETGRELGFTADALDVYKVGSLFSNIKIGRWSWDSSDSKTRGNDQYRTLYEEYQSGLKLYNAVDFDDLITLPIKLFKEHPDVLAKYRERYKYIMVDEFQDTSIQQYEFMHLLADKNVAVVGDDDQSIYSWRGANYENIRMFERDFPDVKEIRLEQNYRSTETILAAANGVISHNTNRKDKSLWSGNGSGKPIEIYLPENEAAEADFIAESIQGICMAEKRKYDDFGVLMRANTQSRALEEAFLEANIPYTMSGGTSFFQRKEIKDVISYLRVCANHDDDINLLRIINTPRRGIGRKTIEDINAVANERKCSLWDAINAILGTKAARVPESYGDDEDGESENFGTGSPESGLFGDMDGANAGIGGVVSEKTREDLASFVQLITTQRALLLGGKGLAKKARALVDEIGYWDYLIGEYQKNEKAARFKFLNIESLIQSMEAWENNPDNFDPSLFNYLNRITLLSRDDMEDDSLKGKVNLMTIHASKGLEFPVVFIAGAEDGIIPHARSIEDGEENVEEERRLFYVAITRARDKLFISSCRKRRKMQSVVECTPSRFLDEIPEHLVEYHEPTAAVDTSTAKDILEAMKLKFTK; this is encoded by the coding sequence ATGTCTGTAAATCTCCGAGACGAACTGAATCAGGAACAATACGAAGCGGTCACTACGACCGAAGGCGCGCTGCTCATAATAGCCGGCGCCGGCAGCGGTAAAACGCGCGTCATCACGTTCCGCATCGCCCACATGCTCGACAAGGGCATACCGCAAAGCCAGATTCTGGCACTGACCTTTACGAATAAAGCCGCCCGCGAAATGGAAGAACGGGTTAAAGAGCATACCGGTAAAAAACTGCAAAACCTGACGGTATCCACGTTTCACGCGTTCGGCGTCAAAATATTGCGGCAGGATATAGAGCAGCTCGGCTGGCGTCCCAATTTTTCCATTTACGATGAAACCGATCGCAATCAGCTTATAAAGGAAACGGGACGCGAACTCGGATTTACCGCCGACGCGCTCGACGTGTATAAAGTCGGCAGTCTGTTTTCAAATATCAAAATCGGCCGATGGAGCTGGGACAGTTCCGACAGCAAAACGCGCGGAAACGACCAATACCGCACATTGTACGAAGAATACCAATCAGGGCTCAAATTATACAACGCCGTCGATTTCGACGATTTGATCACACTGCCGATCAAACTGTTCAAAGAACATCCCGACGTACTCGCCAAATACCGCGAGCGCTACAAATACATCATGGTGGACGAATTTCAGGATACGTCGATCCAGCAGTACGAGTTCATGCATCTGCTCGCGGATAAAAACGTCGCCGTCGTCGGCGACGACGATCAGTCCATTTATTCATGGCGCGGCGCAAATTACGAAAACATCAGGATGTTCGAGCGTGATTTTCCCGACGTCAAGGAAATCCGGCTCGAACAGAATTACCGATCCACAGAAACCATTCTCGCCGCCGCGAACGGCGTCATTTCGCACAACACGAACCGCAAAGACAAATCGCTGTGGTCGGGAAACGGTTCGGGCAAGCCCATCGAAATCTATCTGCCCGAAAACGAAGCGGCCGAAGCCGATTTTATCGCCGAAAGCATTCAGGGAATATGCATGGCCGAAAAACGCAAATACGACGACTTCGGCGTACTGATGCGGGCAAACACGCAAAGCCGCGCGCTTGAAGAAGCGTTTCTTGAAGCGAACATCCCGTATACGATGAGCGGCGGTACGAGTTTTTTCCAGCGCAAGGAAATAAAAGACGTCATAAGCTACCTGCGCGTCTGCGCGAATCACGACGACGACATAAATCTGCTGCGCATTATCAACACGCCGCGGCGCGGTATCGGACGTAAAACGATCGAAGACATAAACGCCGTCGCCAACGAGCGCAAATGTTCTTTGTGGGACGCCATAAACGCAATTCTCGGAACGAAAGCCGCGCGCGTACCGGAATCGTACGGCGACGATGAAGACGGCGAATCGGAAAACTTCGGCACCGGTTCACCCGAATCGGGACTTTTCGGCGATATGGACGGTGCGAATGCGGGAATCGGCGGCGTTGTCAGTGAAAAAACCCGCGAAGACCTCGCTTCGTTCGTGCAGCTTATCACGACGCAGCGCGCATTGCTGCTCGGCGGTAAAGGGCTCGCAAAAAAAGCGCGCGCACTGGTCGACGAAATCGGCTATTGGGATTATCTTATCGGCGAATACCAGAAAAACGAAAAGGCGGCGCGCTTCAAATTCCTGAACATCGAAAGCCTCATCCAATCGATGGAAGCCTGGGAAAACAATCCGGACAACTTCGACCCGTCGCTGTTCAATTATCTGAACAGGATCACGCTGCTGTCGCGCGACGATATGGAAGACGATTCCCTGAAAGGAAAAGTAAATCTCATGACTATCCACGCGTCTAAAGGGCTTGAATTTCCGGTCGTGTTCATCGCCGGAGCCGAGGACGGTATCATTCCCCACGCGCGCAGCATCGAAGACGGCGAAGAAAACGTTGAAGAAGAGCGCCGCCTTTTTTACGTCGCAATCACGCGCGCGCGCGATAAACTGTTCATTTCAAGCTGCCGCAAACGGCGCAAAATGCAGTCCGTCGTCGAATGCACGCCGTCGCGGTTTCTGGACGAAATTCCCGAACACCTCGTCGAATATCACGAACCGACGGCGGCGGTCGATACTTCGACGGCAAAAGACATTCTTGAAGCGATGAAACTTAAATTCACCAAATAG